In the genome of Paenibacillus sp. FSL R5-0766, one region contains:
- a CDS encoding histidine kinase yields MSYKQIKWMILLIPTFTVGIWEYIRHQFLMPYLSMDAGNWLTPVIVYLVSVTLLSRLFHMLEGARAALEQERAAKAALEARDQLARELHDGISQSLFLLSVKTDKAGRSLAGSGHEHEIQEIQKTVHEVNTYVRQAIAQLRYVPSSTVAPEIISLHAQVEVLVKETVPGAQIHWDLSGVTFSAKEQVELLACIREGLLNVRKHAQATRVQVHAEGNPIAWFIYIQDNGNGLRGDPLHLKDRYGLRITKERAAEMGWSFTLDSRSGHTRMTIGKEHT; encoded by the coding sequence ATGTCCTATAAACAAATTAAATGGATGATTCTGCTGATCCCCACTTTCACGGTTGGCATCTGGGAATATATTCGCCATCAGTTTCTGATGCCGTACCTTTCGATGGATGCTGGAAACTGGTTAACACCCGTCATCGTTTACCTCGTCAGCGTGACCCTGCTCAGCCGATTGTTCCACATGCTCGAAGGTGCCAGGGCTGCTCTGGAGCAGGAACGTGCCGCGAAAGCAGCTCTGGAAGCTCGTGACCAATTGGCACGGGAACTTCACGACGGCATATCTCAGTCTCTTTTCCTACTGTCAGTAAAGACCGATAAAGCAGGCCGTAGTCTGGCAGGGAGCGGGCATGAGCATGAGATCCAGGAGATTCAAAAAACCGTGCATGAAGTCAATACATATGTAAGGCAAGCCATTGCCCAGTTGCGTTATGTTCCCTCCTCTACCGTGGCACCCGAGATTATTTCACTGCATGCGCAGGTCGAAGTTCTCGTCAAAGAAACGGTACCTGGTGCACAGATTCATTGGGACCTCAGTGGTGTAACGTTCTCTGCCAAGGAGCAAGTGGAACTGCTCGCCTGTATCCGGGAGGGTTTACTGAATGTACGCAAACATGCGCAGGCTACCCGCGTTCAGGTTCACGCGGAAGGTAACCCAATTGCCTGGTTCATTTATATTCAGGATAATGGGAATGGACTACGTGGAGATCCTCTTCATCTGAAGGATCGGTACGGACTGCGAATTACGAAAGAGCGTGCTGCCGAGATGGGGTGGTCTTTTACCCTCGATTCAAGATCAGGGCATACACGAATGACGATAGGAAAGGAGCATACTTAA
- a CDS encoding response regulator transcription factor, with protein sequence MEHVRVLVVDDHAHAREAICSILSEDSLFEVIGTASNGQEALELTGQWMPDLILMDVQMPGMDGLEATRQIKLRFPYVIVVMVTVSDDVTFLFEALKQGAQGYLLKNLTPSTWLEYLRAIVSDDAPLSKELAYRILQEFPAPRSEDVQDNPLTARELEILQWVSAGYTNREIADQLGISDQTVKNHLKNILQKLQLENRVQLTRYALESGLAGRKLRK encoded by the coding sequence ATGGAACATGTACGTGTATTGGTTGTTGATGATCATGCGCATGCGCGTGAAGCGATCTGTAGCATTTTATCCGAGGACAGCCTGTTTGAAGTGATTGGTACAGCTTCGAATGGACAGGAAGCGCTGGAGCTCACCGGGCAATGGATGCCCGACCTGATCTTGATGGACGTGCAGATGCCGGGCATGGATGGGCTGGAAGCGACCCGTCAGATCAAGCTGCGATTCCCTTATGTTATTGTTGTTATGGTCACGGTATCGGATGATGTGACGTTTCTGTTCGAAGCATTGAAACAAGGCGCCCAAGGCTATTTGCTCAAAAATCTAACACCTTCCACCTGGCTTGAATACCTGCGCGCCATCGTCAGTGACGATGCACCGCTCAGTAAGGAACTGGCCTACCGGATTTTGCAGGAGTTTCCCGCACCACGCAGTGAAGATGTGCAAGATAACCCGCTAACGGCGCGGGAACTTGAGATCCTGCAATGGGTATCCGCGGGATATACCAATCGGGAGATTGCCGATCAACTCGGTATTTCAGACCAGACGGTGAAGAATCATCTCAAAAACATTTTGCAGAAGCTCCAGCTTGAAAACCGGGTACAACTCACCCGCTATGCGCTAGAGAGCGGGCTTGCAGGACGTAAACTTCGCAAATAG